GGTGAGCATGAGGATTCCTTTTATTACGTGTTGAATGAAAACGTAGGGTGGACGGCATAGCCAGCTAGGCGCCCCCGTCCACCCTACGGCGGCGCGGTCGGGTTTCACCGGCCGCACGAAACGGTATGCCGCTTATTCCAGGTTCTGCACCTGCTCGCGCATCTGCTCGATCAGCAGCTTGAGCTCCATCGACGCATCCGCCAGTTCCTTGACCGACGCCTTGGCGCCCAGCGTGTTCGCTTCGCGGTTGAGTTCCTGCATCATGAAGTCGAGGCGCTTGCCGACTTGCCCGCCCTTCTTGAGGATGTGGCGGGTCTCGTTCAGGTGCGCGGACAGGCGCGACAGTTCTTCCGAGACGTCGATGCGGATGCCGTACAGGGTGACTTCCTGGCGGATGCGCTCGAACACTTCCTGGCGCGTCAGCACGCTCGGGTTGCCGTGGCCGGCCAGGCCGAGCGCGTCCTGCATGCGTTCGACCGCCTTTTGCTGGAATTGCGAGATCACCTGCGGGATCAGGGGCGTGATGCGCTTGACGATCGCTTCCATCGATTCGATGCGCGACTGCAGCATCGCTTCCAGCGCCGCGCCCTCGCGCCGGCGACTGTCGACGAAGGCGGCGATGGTTTTCACGGTGAGGGCGGCGACGTCGGCCTGCAGCGACTCCTGGCCGATCTGCGCTTCCTCGATCACGCCCGGCCAGCGCAGCAGCTCGGCCACCGTCATGGTCGGCGCGGACACGAAGTGGCGCGTGACTTCGTTCTGCAGGCGCGCCAGGTCGGCCAGCATGTCGTTGTTCAGGACCTGCGAGCCGGTGCTCGCCTTGCGGCCGAAGGACAGCCGGACTTCGACCTTGCCGCGCGTGATGGCGGCCATGATCGCCGCACGCAGGTCGGGCTCCAGCGCGCGCAACTCGTCGTTGATGCGGAACTGCAGGTCGAGGAAGCGTGAATTGACGCTCTTGATCTCGATCGTCAACGTGCCGGCAGCGCCCTCGCTGGTGGCTACCGCATACCCTGTCATGCTAGAAATGCTCAATGGAGTCCCCGGTTGCATGGAACCACGACGCCCCGCCATGCATCGCTTGCCGCCCCATCGGTACGCACCTTGCAGCAGCGGCGCTCCCGGAACGGCACCGCGTCGCCCGCGAGGGTTGTCGAGGTTCCCTTTATTCTTTACAAAGCGATGATTTATCCACACAATCGCCGTGTTTAGCAAGGACTACTCGCTCATGGCTGCACAAAATAACGCTCCCTTGCCGGATGGGCTGGAAATTGGCGGATATCGCATTGTAAAGAAAATTGCGTCCGGCGGGTTCAGTATTGTTTATCTGGCATATGACGGCGACGGCAACGCGGTAGCGATCAAGGAATACCTGCCCAGCGCGCTGGCGCTGCGCCAGCCGGGCGAACTGGCGCCGGCGGTGTCGCGCGCCAACCTGCCGGTCTTCCGCATCGGACTGAAGTGCTTCTTCGAGGAGGGGCGGGCGCTGGCGCGCATCGTGCATCCGAACGTGGTGCGCGTGCTGAATTTCTTCCGCGCCAACGACACCGTCTACATGGTAATGGCCTACGAATCCGGCCACGCGCTGCAGGAAGTGGTGGCGCGCCAGCTGGCGCGGGGACGCCGTCCCGGCGAAGCCTTCGTGCGCCGCGTGTTCGACGGCGTCTGTGCCGGCCTGCGCGAAGTCCACGCCAACAAGCTGCTGCACCTGGACCTGAAGCCGGCCAACATCTACCTGCGCGCCGACGGCACGCCGATCCTGCTCGACTTCGGCGCCGCGCGCCAGACCATCAACACCGACGTGCCTTCGCTGGCGCCGATGTACACGCCCGGCTTCGCGGCGCCGGAACTGTATGCGCGCGGCGTCGCGCTCGGGCCGTGGACCGACATCTACAGCATCGGCGCCGCGCTGTACGCCTGCATGGCCGGCGCGCCGCCGCAGCCGGCCGACGCGCGCCGCGACGCCGACGCCATGCCGCCGTTGTTCGCAAAACTGGACGGCGCCTTTTCGCCGGCGCTGGTGGCGATGGTGACGGCCTGCCTGGCGCTCGATCCGCTGGCGCGCCCGCAGAGCGTGTTCGCGGTGCAGAAGGTGCTGCAGCAGGCGCCGGCCGGATCGCTGCCCGCCGCTGCTGCCGCTGCTGCCGATGCCGCTGCTGCCGATGCCCAGGCGGCGCCCGCATCCGGCTGGCGCGGCCTGCTCGGACGCCTCGGCGGCCTAGGTAGAGCCGGCCGCGGCGACGCCTGATCCTTCCCGATCGTCATTCCGCCAACGGAGACTCCATGCAATTTTCCGCCTACCAGCAAAGCCATATCGGCGGCCGCAAGGTCAACCAGGACCGCATGGGCTACAGCTACACGCGCGAGGCGCTGCTGCTGGTGCTGGCCGACGGCATGGGCGGCCACCAGCGCGGCGAGATCGCCGCCGCCATCGCCCTGCAGAGCCTGGCCGCGCTGTTCCGCGCCCAGGCCACGCCCTACGTCAGGAAACCCGAGCGCTTCCTGGAAGAAGGCTTGCTGCAGGCGCACCAGGATATCCTGCGCTACGCGCGCGAGCGCGCGCTGCCGGAAACGCCGCGCACCACCGTCGTCGCCTGCCTGGTGCAGCACAACTGCGCGGTGTGGGCGCATTGCGGCGACTCGCGCCTGTACTGGCTGCGGCGTGGCCAGGTGCTGGCGCGCACGCGCGACCATTCGCACATCGAGCACCTGATCGCCAAGGGCCTGGCCGACCCGGCCGAACGCAATTCGCACCCGGACCGCAACAAGCTGTACAACTGCCTCGGCTCGTCCAGCCTGCCGCGCGTCGAGCTGTCGCGCCAGGCGCACCTGGAGGCCGGCGACGTGCTGCTGCTGTGCTCCGACGGCCTGTGGGGCGTATTGCCCGACACCGAGATCGTGCACCGCCTGGCCACCCACACCATCGTGCAGGCGGTGCCGGACATGATCGCCATGGCCACCTCGATCGCCGGGCCGCGCGCCGACAACTGCACCGCGCTGGCGATCCAGTGGCAGGGCGCGCACGACGCCGCCCGCGTCGGCGACGACGGCGTCGTCTCCACCCAGATGCTGCCGGAGGGCGCGGTCGGCACCGGGATGGCGGCGGACGGCGCCGCGCCGGCCGAGGGCGACCCGTTCGACGAGGACGACATCGAAAAGGCGATCGCCGAGATCCGCGACGCGATCGAAAAGTCGTC
The genomic region above belongs to Massilia forsythiae and contains:
- a CDS encoding YicC/YloC family endoribonuclease yields the protein MTGYAVATSEGAAGTLTIEIKSVNSRFLDLQFRINDELRALEPDLRAAIMAAITRGKVEVRLSFGRKASTGSQVLNNDMLADLARLQNEVTRHFVSAPTMTVAELLRWPGVIEEAQIGQESLQADVAALTVKTIAAFVDSRRREGAALEAMLQSRIESMEAIVKRITPLIPQVISQFQQKAVERMQDALGLAGHGNPSVLTRQEVFERIRQEVTLYGIRIDVSEELSRLSAHLNETRHILKKGGQVGKRLDFMMQELNREANTLGAKASVKELADASMELKLLIEQMREQVQNLE
- a CDS encoding serine/threonine-protein kinase; translation: MAAQNNAPLPDGLEIGGYRIVKKIASGGFSIVYLAYDGDGNAVAIKEYLPSALALRQPGELAPAVSRANLPVFRIGLKCFFEEGRALARIVHPNVVRVLNFFRANDTVYMVMAYESGHALQEVVARQLARGRRPGEAFVRRVFDGVCAGLREVHANKLLHLDLKPANIYLRADGTPILLDFGAARQTINTDVPSLAPMYTPGFAAPELYARGVALGPWTDIYSIGAALYACMAGAPPQPADARRDADAMPPLFAKLDGAFSPALVAMVTACLALDPLARPQSVFAVQKVLQQAPAGSLPAAAAAAADAAAADAQAAPASGWRGLLGRLGGLGRAGRGDA
- a CDS encoding PP2C family protein-serine/threonine phosphatase gives rise to the protein MQFSAYQQSHIGGRKVNQDRMGYSYTREALLLVLADGMGGHQRGEIAAAIALQSLAALFRAQATPYVRKPERFLEEGLLQAHQDILRYARERALPETPRTTVVACLVQHNCAVWAHCGDSRLYWLRRGQVLARTRDHSHIEHLIAKGLADPAERNSHPDRNKLYNCLGSSSLPRVELSRQAHLEAGDVLLLCSDGLWGVLPDTEIVHRLATHTIVQAVPDMIAMATSIAGPRADNCTALAIQWQGAHDAARVGDDGVVSTQMLPEGAVGTGMAADGAAPAEGDPFDEDDIEKAIAEIRDAIEKSSQILK